One window of the Rosa rugosa chromosome 3, drRosRugo1.1, whole genome shotgun sequence genome contains the following:
- the LOC133735244 gene encoding uncharacterized protein LOC133735244: MAGTTSSSASNAMSEMDRSLKRGSGDIGWEYAELADASNLDSLKCKLCGKLVSGGIYRMKQHIAHIKGNVAPCKKSSDEDKAKCKNAIEEAKSKKKQKSRHEAEVRQEVILEGDEDNEASQGTRRMLHTLEPMDRFASPINPYSSLDESRKMRQQNINDALFKQRTHSVHQYLARWVHEAGIPFHAIDSDSFKKFVEAVGQFDLGYRPPSQYQLREPLLKEEVERTKSSLKKQEEEWALNGCSIMTDPLSASFWNGVSLCFKVFTPLVKVLRLVDGDRKPSMGFVYGELLRAKEEIKMAFKDQEAHYRPILDIVDEKARDRLDSPLHFAGYLLNPYYTYVNPSIENDNAVMDEFFTFVEVFFPDDIQTQSLVINVELHKYLKKEVDLEEFWLRRDAHKMMTIIIRFCGGIFMETLYQNCKVWLKGYFH, translated from the exons ATGGCGGGTACTACATCTTCCTCGGCATCTAATGCAATGTCGGAGATGGATAGATCATTGAAGCGTGGTTCGGGTGATATTGGATGGGAATATGCGGAGTTGGCGGATGCTTCAAACTTGGATAGTTTGAAGTGTAAGTTGTGTGGGAAATTAGTGAGTGGTGGGATATATCGAATGAAGCAACATATTGCCCACATCAAGGGAAATGTGGCTCCTTGTAAAAAGTCTTCGGATGAGGATAAAGCCAAATGCAAGAATGCTATTGAAGAGGCAAAGTCtaagaagaaacaaaagagtAGACATGAAGCAGAAGTGAGGCAAGAAGTCATTCTTGAAGGAGATGAAGACAATGAAGCGAGTCAAGGGACAAGAAGAATGCTGCATACTCTTGAGCCAATGGATCGTTTTGCATCCCCCATCAATCCGTATTCTTCATTGGATGAAAGTAGGAAGATGAGGCAACAAAATATCAATGATGCACTTTTCAAGCAAAGAACACATAGTGTGCATCAATACTTGGCTAGATGGGTGCATGAAGCCGGGATTCCTTTTCATGCCATTGATAGTGATAGCTTCAAGAAGTTTGTTGAAGCGGTTGGTCAATTTGACCTGGGTTACCGACCTCCAAGCCAATACCAATTAAGGGAGCCATTATTGAAGGAAGAGGTAGAGAGAACTAAAAGTTCATTgaagaagcaagaagaagagtGGGCTTTGAATGGTTGCTCTATTATGACCGATCCTTTGAGTGCTTCTTTTTGGAATGGGGTAAGTCTTTGTTTTAAGGTGTTTACCCCTTTAGTCAAGGTGCTTCGCCTTGTTGATGGGGATAGAAAGCCATCAATGGGCTTTGTGTATGGAGAACTACTTAGAGCCAAAGAGGAGATTAAAATGGCATTCAAAGATCAAGAAGCTCACTATCGTCCAATCCTTGACATTGTTGATGAAAAAGCCCGTGATCGACTTGATAGTCCATTGCATTTTGCGGGCTACCTCTTGAACCCTTACTACACATATGTCAATCCAAGCATTGAGAATGATAATGCGGTCATGGATGAGTTCTTCACTTTTGTTGAGGTATTCTTTCCCGATGACATTCAAACTCAAAGTTTGGTGATAAATGTAGAATTGCACAAGTATTTGAAGAAAGAGGTGGATTTGGAAGAGTTTTGGCTAAGGCGGGATGCGCACAAAATGATGACAATTATAATCCGG TTTTGTGGTGGAATATTTATGGAAACCTTGTACCAAAATTGCAAAGTATGGCTAAAAGGATACTTTCATTGA